From Scleropages formosus chromosome 9, fSclFor1.1, whole genome shotgun sequence, one genomic window encodes:
- the adgrl4 gene encoding adhesion G protein-coupled receptor L4 isoform X1 produces the protein MECLLKSPMKLVLLVAWLSILLGPGKFSEVCKKCHKDAKCENKNGSEKCLCNLGYTGDGIKFCADDDECQNVTDICGKNANCTNTLGSYFCTCNPGFKSTGLSSFQTNDGTLCEDIDECKNEKVCGPFSHCHNTNGSYYCSCQRGYDPVSETKPKDGRFCIESPKKNCHLNDTCISKIVNKTIGSMTNITKPLPLLEEIRKQTSGELSPVDVISYVEALSHSVTLLNPVDDTSTNMEALANETITEFISTVNNLVEKDEMNAWYKIKTEDRERTITKLLHTVEEATLSISKNYKTSTEVEVNREHIALKLYAFDSEQTKTINIQTTVKEDFIKLTSKKTNLKGNVSIVFLHYNGISNLLKHSNDRPVMDYEQFAEDFTVASQVIAVALKPANIYKVEHITFSLKHSQPVDSEAHVTKCAFWEYSPPIMKGRWATTGCERSHANRSHTTCSCNHLTHFAILMSSGRADLSPHVDILTRITQLGMIISLICLSMCIFTFWFFSEIQSTRTTIHKNLCCSLFMGEFIFLVGIKMSAHKLFCSIVAMLLHYFFLAAFAWMCIEGIHLYLIVAGVIYNKGFLHRNFYIFGYGSPAVVVIISATLGYKYYGTNKACWLSTENNFIWSFIGPACLIILVNLLAFGVIIYKVYRHTAIKKPEISHYENIRSCARGALALLFVLGATWTFGILHILHETTATAYLFTIFNVFQGMFIFIFLCVLSRKIQEEYYRLFKNVPCCFECLR, from the exons ATGGAGTGTTTACTGAAGTCCCCAATGAAACTTGTACTTTTAGTGG CATGGCTTTCTATTCTGCTGGGCCCTGGAAAGTTTTCTGAAGTTTGCAAAAAATGTCATAAGGATGcaaagtgtgaaaataaaaacggCTCAGAAAAGTGCCTCTGCAATCTTGGATATACTGGTGATGGGATAAAGTTCTGTGCag ATGATGACGAGTGTCAAAATGTCACAGACATATGTGGCAAAAATGCCAACTGCACCAACACTCTGGGAAGTTACTTCTGTACATGTAACCCTGGCTTTAAATCTACAGGGCTCAGCTCATTTCAGACAAATGACGGGACACTTTGTGAAG ATATTGATGAATGTAAGAATGAGAAAGTCTGTGGTCCATTCTCCCACTGCCACAATACAAATGGATCCTATTACTGCTCTTGTCAACGGGGTTATGATCCAGTTTCAGAAACTAAACCCAAGGATGGCAGGTTTTGTATAG AGAGTCCAAAGAAAAACTGTCATCTCAATGACACCTGCATCTCAAAGATTGTTAACAAAACAATTGGCAGT ATGACCAATATTACAAAACCGCTACCCCTACTGGAGGAGATAAGAAAGCAAACTTCTGGGGAACTATCACCAGTTGATGTAATTTCATATGTGGAGGCCTTATCTCATTCAGTCACATTATTAAATCCTGTGGATGATACCAGCACTAATATGGAGGCTCTGGCCAATGAAACAATAACA GAATTTATAAGCACAGTTAACAACCTTGTTGAAAAGGATGAAATGAATGCATGGTATAAAATAAAGACAGAAGACCGGGAAAGGACTATTACTAAACTCTTGCATACTGTGGAAGAAGCAACACTGAGTATTTCTAAGAACTACAAAACATCAACAGAGGTGGAGGTAAACAGAGAACATATAG ctcTTAAACTGTATGCCTTTGATTCCGAACAAACTAAAACGATTAATATTCAAACTACAGTGAAAGAGGATTTTATAAAACTAACttctaaaaaaacaaatctaaagG GAAATGTCTCTATTGTCTTTCTGCATTATAATGGCATTAGTAATCTTCTGAAACATAGCAATGACAGACCTGTAATGGACTATGAACAGTTTGCAGAAGATTTTACTGTGGCATCTCAGGTGATAGCAGTGGCATTAAAACCAGCAAACATCTATAAGGTTGAACATatcacattttcactgaaacactCGCAG CCAGTTGACTCTGAAGCTCATGTCACCAAATGTGCTTTCTGGGAGTACTCCCCACCGATTATGAAAGGCCGCTGGGCCACAACAGGTTGTGAACGCTCTCATGCGAACAGATCCCACACGACCTGCAGCTGCAACCACCTGACACACTTTGCCATCCTGATGTCCTCCGGACGTGCAGAT CTATCACCACATGTGGATATCCTGACCAGAATCACCCAGCTTGGAATGATCATTTCACTCATTTGCCTTTCCATGTGTATCTTTACTTTCTGGTTCTTTAGTGAGATACAGAGCACAAGGACCACTATTCACAAAAACCTTTGCTGTAGTCTCTTCATgggtgaatttatttttcttgttggaATTAAAATGAGTGCTCATAAA ctgttctgctCCATAGTTGCTATGCTGctgcattatttctttttagcTGCTTTTGCTTGGATGTGTATCGAGGGGATACACCTTTACCTGATAGTGGCTGGTGTGATCTACAATAAAGGTTTCCTGCACcgaaatttttacatttttggctATGGAAGTCCTGCAGTAGTGGTGATAATTTCTGCCACACTAGGTTACAAATATTATGGCACCAATAAAGC GTGCTGGTTAAGTACAGAAAACAATTTTATCTGGAGTTTCATTGGACCTGCTTGTTTGATTATTCTG GTAAATCTCTTGGCTTTTGGAGTCATCATTTATAAAGTGTATCGCCATACCGCTATAAAGAAGCCTGAAATCAGCCACTATGAAAATATAAG GTCTTGTGCTCGCGGTGCCCTCGCACTTCTGTTTGTCCTTGGTGCAACCTGGACTTTTGGTATCCTTCACATCCTTCATGAGACTACTGCTACAGCGTATCTCTTCACCATCTTCAATGTTTTCCAGGgaatgttcattttcatcttcctGTGTGTCCTGTCCAGAAAG ATTCAAGAGGAGTACTACAGATTGTTCAAAAATGTACCATGTTGCTTCGAGTGCCTTAGATAA
- the adgrl4 gene encoding adhesion G protein-coupled receptor L4 isoform X2, which produces MECLLKSPMKLVLLVAWLSILLGPGKFSEVCKKCHKDAKCENKNGSEKCLCNLGYTGDGIKFCADDDECQNVTDICGKNANCTNTLGSYFCTCNPGFKSTGLSSFQTNDGTLCEESPKKNCHLNDTCISKIVNKTIGSMTNITKPLPLLEEIRKQTSGELSPVDVISYVEALSHSVTLLNPVDDTSTNMEALANETITEFISTVNNLVEKDEMNAWYKIKTEDRERTITKLLHTVEEATLSISKNYKTSTEVEVNREHIALKLYAFDSEQTKTINIQTTVKEDFIKLTSKKTNLKGNVSIVFLHYNGISNLLKHSNDRPVMDYEQFAEDFTVASQVIAVALKPANIYKVEHITFSLKHSQPVDSEAHVTKCAFWEYSPPIMKGRWATTGCERSHANRSHTTCSCNHLTHFAILMSSGRADLSPHVDILTRITQLGMIISLICLSMCIFTFWFFSEIQSTRTTIHKNLCCSLFMGEFIFLVGIKMSAHKLFCSIVAMLLHYFFLAAFAWMCIEGIHLYLIVAGVIYNKGFLHRNFYIFGYGSPAVVVIISATLGYKYYGTNKACWLSTENNFIWSFIGPACLIILVNLLAFGVIIYKVYRHTAIKKPEISHYENIRSCARGALALLFVLGATWTFGILHILHETTATAYLFTIFNVFQGMFIFIFLCVLSRKIQEEYYRLFKNVPCCFECLR; this is translated from the exons ATGGAGTGTTTACTGAAGTCCCCAATGAAACTTGTACTTTTAGTGG CATGGCTTTCTATTCTGCTGGGCCCTGGAAAGTTTTCTGAAGTTTGCAAAAAATGTCATAAGGATGcaaagtgtgaaaataaaaacggCTCAGAAAAGTGCCTCTGCAATCTTGGATATACTGGTGATGGGATAAAGTTCTGTGCag ATGATGACGAGTGTCAAAATGTCACAGACATATGTGGCAAAAATGCCAACTGCACCAACACTCTGGGAAGTTACTTCTGTACATGTAACCCTGGCTTTAAATCTACAGGGCTCAGCTCATTTCAGACAAATGACGGGACACTTTGTGAAG AGAGTCCAAAGAAAAACTGTCATCTCAATGACACCTGCATCTCAAAGATTGTTAACAAAACAATTGGCAGT ATGACCAATATTACAAAACCGCTACCCCTACTGGAGGAGATAAGAAAGCAAACTTCTGGGGAACTATCACCAGTTGATGTAATTTCATATGTGGAGGCCTTATCTCATTCAGTCACATTATTAAATCCTGTGGATGATACCAGCACTAATATGGAGGCTCTGGCCAATGAAACAATAACA GAATTTATAAGCACAGTTAACAACCTTGTTGAAAAGGATGAAATGAATGCATGGTATAAAATAAAGACAGAAGACCGGGAAAGGACTATTACTAAACTCTTGCATACTGTGGAAGAAGCAACACTGAGTATTTCTAAGAACTACAAAACATCAACAGAGGTGGAGGTAAACAGAGAACATATAG ctcTTAAACTGTATGCCTTTGATTCCGAACAAACTAAAACGATTAATATTCAAACTACAGTGAAAGAGGATTTTATAAAACTAACttctaaaaaaacaaatctaaagG GAAATGTCTCTATTGTCTTTCTGCATTATAATGGCATTAGTAATCTTCTGAAACATAGCAATGACAGACCTGTAATGGACTATGAACAGTTTGCAGAAGATTTTACTGTGGCATCTCAGGTGATAGCAGTGGCATTAAAACCAGCAAACATCTATAAGGTTGAACATatcacattttcactgaaacactCGCAG CCAGTTGACTCTGAAGCTCATGTCACCAAATGTGCTTTCTGGGAGTACTCCCCACCGATTATGAAAGGCCGCTGGGCCACAACAGGTTGTGAACGCTCTCATGCGAACAGATCCCACACGACCTGCAGCTGCAACCACCTGACACACTTTGCCATCCTGATGTCCTCCGGACGTGCAGAT CTATCACCACATGTGGATATCCTGACCAGAATCACCCAGCTTGGAATGATCATTTCACTCATTTGCCTTTCCATGTGTATCTTTACTTTCTGGTTCTTTAGTGAGATACAGAGCACAAGGACCACTATTCACAAAAACCTTTGCTGTAGTCTCTTCATgggtgaatttatttttcttgttggaATTAAAATGAGTGCTCATAAA ctgttctgctCCATAGTTGCTATGCTGctgcattatttctttttagcTGCTTTTGCTTGGATGTGTATCGAGGGGATACACCTTTACCTGATAGTGGCTGGTGTGATCTACAATAAAGGTTTCCTGCACcgaaatttttacatttttggctATGGAAGTCCTGCAGTAGTGGTGATAATTTCTGCCACACTAGGTTACAAATATTATGGCACCAATAAAGC GTGCTGGTTAAGTACAGAAAACAATTTTATCTGGAGTTTCATTGGACCTGCTTGTTTGATTATTCTG GTAAATCTCTTGGCTTTTGGAGTCATCATTTATAAAGTGTATCGCCATACCGCTATAAAGAAGCCTGAAATCAGCCACTATGAAAATATAAG GTCTTGTGCTCGCGGTGCCCTCGCACTTCTGTTTGTCCTTGGTGCAACCTGGACTTTTGGTATCCTTCACATCCTTCATGAGACTACTGCTACAGCGTATCTCTTCACCATCTTCAATGTTTTCCAGGgaatgttcattttcatcttcctGTGTGTCCTGTCCAGAAAG ATTCAAGAGGAGTACTACAGATTGTTCAAAAATGTACCATGTTGCTTCGAGTGCCTTAGATAA